In Leptospira perdikensis, the genomic window AACACATTGCGGTTTTGGCACCAGTATACGAAAGAGAAATTTTATATCATGTGTTGATTGGTCCTGAGGGATGGCGTCTTCGGCAATTGTTTCAATCTCATCAAAAAGGATCGAGCATTCACCAATCCATCCAATGGGTTAGACAACACTTTGCTCATTCGTTTGAAATTGAATATCTTGCGAACAAGGCTTGTATGGGAATTACTACCTTTCATAGGCAGTTCAAATCCATCACTGGTCTAAGTCCCATTCAATTTCAAAAACAATTAAGACTTCTCGAAGCACGCAAACTTTTAACTTACAGTGGTTATTCTGTCACCGATGCAGCATTAGACGTTGGTTACGAAAGTACTTCTCAGTTCAACAGAGAATATACAAGATTTTTTGGTAACTCTCCTGCACGCGACGCAAAAAAATTACGAGAGTTGGTTATGCGGTAAGGTGATTAGTATTGGTATTTGAGAAGAATGTAAAAAAGATAAAATGATACTCATTACTTTGTCATAATATAAATTAGTTTACCATCCAGGAATTGAAGTCGATTTTTAATTTAACGATTTCGTGGTATAGATACTTCTTTAAATGTATCTATTATCTCCCAATCACCCTTTCCATCTGGTTCCATCATAAATGCGCCATCCCCTTTTGCCCACCAAACTAAAGTTTTGTCATCAGTATAACGAACTCCTGAGGCTGACTCACCTTGATTTAATGTAATCGATTGCCCATTGGGAACTGTTAGAGTTACAGAGAAGGTACCTTTCCCATCTGAAGGATTGTGATACACGGCAGTAATGTTTTGACCTTTGTTACCTTGATACTCTACTTTAATTTCTTCGTAAGCTGGTTTACAAAGGAAAGAGAGTAAGCCAATCACAACTATTATAACAACACTAGATTTGAATTTCGATTGATAAGATGTTTTCAAAATGGATCACTCAATTCTATCGCATCAAATGATCAAATTCAAATAGAAAAAAAGAAATTCCCAACGGTTTCTTACTCCTGCAGTGTTTAACTCTCATCGTACACCATTTGTTAGCTGTTATCAGGAAGCCAGGAACAGATAAGAATTTTAATATACTTTAGGTGATAACCCAATGAAGGCGTTTGTTGTGCACAACGTCCAAGGATGGACGTGCGCGGGAGCTCTGGCCACGGAGGGCCAGGCGAACGCTGCCGTAATCTGGAGACGCACGGTGAGTCGGTCTTCGGTGCCTTCCCATCCGGGTCAGGCAACCTCCGACCCGTCCTGCTCGAGAGGTCTCAGGCATCCTGCCTTCGACAGAAACAGCTTCACGCTTCCTATGGGTCGCTACTGTTTCTTACTCTCGCAGTCGTTCGACTCCCGTCGCAAATTATTTGTTATACGAAAGTGGAGCTATGATACTAAAAATAGATTTTGGAGACGCCGGGAGTCGAACCCGGGTCCTATCATCCTCAAATGCAGCTTCTACACGTTTAGTTTGCAAATAAATTTCGGAAAGACTTACCCTACAAACGGGGGACTAATTCCTATCCTACTTAGAGTTCAATTCGGTTCGAAGCGGGCGACAAATCCGAAAGGTCCTTAGA contains:
- a CDS encoding MliC family protein, with translation MKTSYQSKFKSSVVIIVVIGLLSFLCKPAYEEIKVEYQGNKGQNITAVYHNPSDGKGTFSVTLTVPNGQSITLNQGESASGVRYTDDKTLVWWAKGDGAFMMEPDGKGDWEIIDTFKEVSIPRNR